In Nerophis lumbriciformis linkage group LG01, RoL_Nlum_v2.1, whole genome shotgun sequence, the genomic stretch CCAAATAGTAAGTATACCTATGTGCTTGCATGTGACTGATTTTTTAAATGCCACAAAATATTGTGTACCCATAAGACACTTCATTAGTATATACACAAGCACATACTTAATTCGGATCAGGACTGCATTGTCCATCCTAATGAATACTTTCTTCCTGCATATGCATGCTGTGTGTCATGCTCAGGCGTGAATAACAGTAGAGTATGCCTCCCTTACAATCAAAATATAAATATGCAGTGACAATGTGTTCTTTATTCAGGAGAAAAAGACATCTTGAAGAAGACGCCTGCAGCTGCTGCCAACATTGTCTGTGATGGCATGAATGTGTAGTTACTATGTCTGAAGTATGGAGTGAGTGAGTTTTCCCAGCACATTACTATGCCAGCCTATTGTTATGAAATGTTTGATTTTCTTCATGTCTTCATGTGTATTACCGTGAAAGAATACCTCAATATTTAAAAGCTGCTGAAAGTAAACAACATTTTATGGCAAAACAATTCACAACTCTGGTTACTGATATCATTCTACCACTAGGTGGCGTCCAGTCTTAGAATTTACTTATCATACAATTGCTGGTGCAGGACGTTTTACCATTTGTTAAATGAAAACAACTACTGTACTAAACTACATTTACTATGTCAGGTGAATGTTGAGTCAGCTTAATCTAAATGGTAAAGGTTCCCATATTCCCACAAGACAAGCAGTAAAATATAGAGGCAGCACAGTGTGTCAAGGTCAGTCGTTTATTTCATCAAGTAATACCTCTAATGCCTGCAGCCAAAGAAGTGTTAAAACAGGGTCTCCAACTTTCATCCCTCTTAGAGCTACTTTGGCAAAAAAGGAGGATATGTCTATGCCAAGCAACGTttaaattgtattgtttttatttaagtgGTAACTTAAAAAAATAGAATTTCGTGCAAATGTTCAGTTATTCTAACAATTACATTTCCAAGGTGAAAATAACGACTTGGGCTCACAACATGCAACTAAAGATATTTCAAGACTTCTTTTGATATTATTTTGGTGACTGtggcttacagcttatgaaaacctcaaattgaacattttgggttttcaaaaactgtaaaccatgatcatcaaaattgtaGCAAATGAAAGTTTGACATATTTAACGTTCCTACTTGTTGGAGACCCTTGCTGTAAAGCATACCATGCAAAGCGCTTCTACATTTGGCCAGTCAACTTATCTTTGCGATGGTGGTCAATTAACTCTGCTgcttttaaaatatttatatggAGGACTGGCGAATGTGGGGGAAAGGCTTTCAGCCACATCACTTCAGGAATGTTTGCATACATGCTACTTTAAAGTTTGAAGAATAGAGATATTGAATGTCAGAGACCACACTAATGCCACTTATCAGTGATTATTGCCAAATATTTTCATGAATGGAAGCAGTCATTTTTGTATCGCCTTTTTTATTTTAGATCCATCCATAATCATTGTAGTAAATAATGTGTGCTGCTTTTTTGACAAAAATAGTGTTATCTACAAAAGATGTGATTATAAAGGGCCAAATTATATTATTCACGGCTCATCAGACATGGCCTGAGACTGCCAGAGCACAGTACGTTCTTTTTGACCTTGTCTGCTAAAAATAACTTGCGGCTACATACTCACTGCCTGTCAGGTTGTCAGGCCTTTTTCATAAATGTCCAAATGTTTTTACTGATTCAACAAATGTAAAATACACCATCTTTCCATAGAAAACTGAACCCCAGCCCATTTGAAAAATAAGCGTGTAAATCAAGACAAGTAGCACAGCAGCAGACCAAATGAGCAACAAGGTAAGATTATACAACAATACAGTCAGTACACTGGTACAACATAGCTGTACAACTAATCAATACTGAACACAGATAGTGGTAATACATATACTATATGGCAATATGTAAGAAGGCATGATGCACGCACCACCTCTCTGACAAGTGTGACTTCCTCTTCACACGCACATTGGAGATGATGAGAACATTTCATCCATTTCCCCCAAAGCACCTTTTAAAAGGGCTGTACTGATTTCAGTTCAACATGTGTGTCATTCATTTTGACATTACCATATTCTTCCCCgcaattatttttcatttaaagagCAAACATTCAATAAACGCTGTGGGCATATCACATACTCCCAAAAGGGCATCACATTAATTTCCTGGATGGACTGATTGCTGTTTGAGggctgcacacacacaaacacacacatactaaGAACTGAATTGAGCCTGAGACAATAGCTTTTGTGTTGTGTGACTCATGATAAAAGACACAAAGGCATACACAGCAGAGGGGGAATGAAACCCATCTGAGAACCGTTCATCTTAGCCTTGTATAATCACTCACATATGACACGGGTTGATTACATTGTGCCCCTATTCATGCCGAGAACGTGTTTTTCAGCATTATTTATTTACCTACAGTATACTCCTCTTTCATGACTGCTCAGTCTATATTGGCCATTTATTTAGATATGTTTTTGTCAATATTTTTACTCCAGTAAACGCTTGATATATTTGCTTATTCTAACTTGTGAAATGTTATATTCAttaactttgttatttttagggctgtcaaatgatgagttaactcatgtgattaataccatccatccatccattttctaccgcttgtcccttttgggatcgcggagggtgctggagcctatttcagctgcattccggcggaaggcggggtacaccctggacaagtcgccaccttataccaaaaaataaattaatacaaataataaataaaataaatacattactgtacTCATGTATATACAATTTATTTTCACTGTACATGCTCCTTTAACTTAATGGATGGTTACTTAAAAGGCAGCACTGGTTTTTAcacagtcagtgatcaggtcaatgcatacgccagTGCAAAAATGAGCGAGAAGACTGACTGGTGTGCTCAAAATTAATACTGACGTGACTTTAAAATGAAACTGTTGCCATGTCATGAGCAAATAAATGTCAAGCATCCAAGTAAAACTtttaaaatgttcctgtatgacattctgacagtaaAAATTGCATTTCTGTTTAAATATCGGGCGGGGTCTAAGATACTTTAGTTGCTTTAagatatgcaagcaagtaataacctgtgattaatccaaataaaaaagtgtgattaatctgattaaaataagtaatcatttgacagcagtaatttccattttttaaatctttttgttAACGTCTTAAATTCTTCTTTCTTTTTGACATCGCACAAGATGTATGCAGTCAGTTTTTTAATTCGTATACTCATATTTTCTTATTAGTACCGTGTTGTCTTTTCCTTATTCTTTCCTTTATAAGATGTCTATCCAACCCATTCTCTCTTCGTGTCACTTTAATTAGAAAATGGTGCCACATAAACacaggaaatgaacaaattaTAAATGACAAAATGTAAACGAATGCTATATTGTAAGTGTCAACCTGTAAAATATAAACAGTTGTTTATAAAGTTTTGAAAAATGGGtatgattaaataaactctgcttcttcctactcctttttagaCACAGCTTGTCTAATTGTAGTCATTTGATGATCGTTCCTGAATCATTTATTAAGCGTATCCGAAATTAAACATCCTATCCCATTAAATGACTAAATTCAGTTGCAGCTTTTAAAAGTTAACACCATCAAATGATTTTTGTGTGCGCGTCACTAGTGCACATTTCCAGATAATGCAGGTTTACGACCATACCAGCTGTATGTTTACTTAACAATGGTTAATTTCCTGCCAATCAGGCTGAAAAGTAGTCAATCCCTGCATTTATAGAGTTTGGATCAAATGTTATTTAGTGGTGGATTAGTGTTTAATTTCCAGGAAAGAGGATCCAAACTCACTTACGTAGATGTTGATGCTGTACGTATACAAGATGTAGATGCTGTACGTATACAAGTGTGTGACACCGATTCGAAGTCATCCACCTTATATTGAGGTGAAAGCAAGTTGAACTGTTTGTGTGGATTACTTGTAACAATATGGTTAATATCAAGACTGTGTCCTGCCACTGAATATTTGTTTGCTGGAGGTTAccagtggttttttttttttttttttatcacgtaAGGCTTCATAAGTTCAAGTAGATGTGAGGCAATTAGTCTGATACACATGTGGAATTACTTGCGTCTACCTGGTTATTTTCTATTAAATGCAGTAGTATATTGACATGTTCCACGATACAGCAATGGAAAATATACTTATACCTCTACGCATACAAATAGTTAAATTAAGTACTTCTGAGCACATGTTTATGCTACATTTTCTTGGAAAATGTCTGATGAAGCTATCTTTATCTAATATAATGCAGCATCATAGCATCCTGCTTCCCCTATGGATGACTCAAGGTTGATGGCAGATGCATTCATGTTCTGCTGATGCCCATCTGTCTCCTATGCTACTATATGTTCTTGATAAGAAGCAATCTATTCTAGTATTTGTAACACTTATCATGATATGAGAATCCCTCCCCCCATTTCTCCCCCCCTCATTAGCACAATATCATCTATCACAGGGTGAATGCTCAAGACGTCAGTAGTTTCCGTTCCCCACATCCCCCTTCCTTCACAGTAAATGCATTAAATTAAGTGCTACACATTAGAATGCTGGAAAAGTCCGGCTAATTGTTGAGAACAAGACAGTTCACTTTCGCAAAGGCTCTTATTTCAACTTGTTTTCTCCCAATTCCCTTTGAAAAAATCTGCTAGTATCCTGTCAGCTTTCTTCTCACACCATCATAGGAGTGTCTGAGAAGACCGAGCTAATGGAGTCTGCTACTGACTTCTTCCTCTTTCCCTTCATAAGTGAACTGGCCTCAACGTCTATGTCATCATTGTCCTCATCCCCGTTAGGGTTCAGCTTGCCATTTTGTCCCTGTGCCTCCTTAGAGTCTATGAAAGCCACATGTCTGTTGAGCTCCGCCTTGAGCACTGGGTCCCCGTGGGTCGGCGTCACGCTCAACATGGATGAGTGGATGCTGTCGTCCCCCCGATTTTTACCCCTATTGGGGCAGCAGAAGCAGCGGCACGGTGTCAGGTAAAGGTATATGATTACCAGAACCACGCTGGCCAGGCAGCCGACTAATGTGGTGTACGCCGTGTTCAGGGTGTCTCCATTGCCATGCATGGTAAAGTTGTGGACCTTCAGTACCACATAGATGGTTTCATTGAAGGTCGCGCTGGTGGCAAAACAGGTATAGGTTCCAGAGTCGTCCAATCTCACTGGACTAACTTGAAGACTGCCACCTGGCAAGACTTTAGCAGTCTGGTTGCTTGTTGGTATCACTGCCACATTACCAGGAAGTGTCCAAGTCTTTAACACATTCCTGTGTTTGGTGTCGCAACCGAGGAGCAACGACTGCTCAAGAAAAGCTTCTTGTTCTGCCTCCTTGAAAGTACTGCAGTTCATGCTGTCGCCGCTCAGATCGAAAGCATCCACCTGGGTCTTCTGTGGGCCCGGCAGAACACATGTGAAGTCATTTTTGAAGTCCAGGGCTGAGTTGAGCTTTCGGATGTACCAGTGTGCAAGAAGTGTGTAGAGGTCACAGTGACAGAGCAGAGGGTTGTTGTGGAAATAGAGGCCGTTTTTAATCCAGGATGGCAGGACTTGAAGCTCATCAATAGGCAACATTTTAATCTTGTTTGATGACACATCCAGCAAGCTAAGTTTTTCTAGACGGGATTTTTCCTTGACAAGCTCCACGGGGAATCGGGAGATTTGGTTTTGGCTCAGGTAGAGCTTCTGGAGATTGCTCATGGTGATAAAAGCTGAGCGGTCAATCTGGTAAATTTTGTTATTGTACAACAAGAGAACCTCTATGTTGACCAAAGGCTCAAAGACAAACTCATCTAGCTGCTGCAAGCTGTTGGAGGACAGGTCCAGGTAGCGCAGGTATTTCACATTAATGAATGCCTCTGATGACAGGAAGAGGAGGCCATTGTGACTGAGCAGCAGGTTGCGAAGCTTTGGGAGCTTTACTGGAGTCCACTCTGACCTCAACTTTGTGATCTCATTGTAGCTGAGATCCAGAACGGTGGCGTAGAGCGGCAGCCCCGTCGGAATGTTGGTCAGGTTCATCTTAGAGCAGCTCATGATGTTGGAGGCGCAGATACAAGTCTTGTGACAGTCTAGCGCTGACCCTGCTGTCCCTGGAGGCCAGTGGAGACCTATGCACAGGGCGAGGAAGAGGGCCCATTCCAAACCCTTACTCCAGGGAGGTGATGTTTTTAACAGGCTGCCACCTGCTCTTCTGGAGGGCTGCAACATGCTGGCAGTCTATCTATATCCCAGAGAACTGTACCGTGAGCTCAATTCCCAGGAGGTGAAGAAGTCCAGGGCATTGCTTTGTGGTGGCTGAAAATGTAGAGAGCACAGTTAACAAATCTTATGGACACATGGAAAACATTCATACACTGTTGAAGATTTGAGCTTTAAATAGATCTTTAGAGTGAAAATGTACCAGCTACTGACACAaatatggacaaaagtattgggacatgtgGAAAGTTTTTCTGTAAAGACTTTCTACATGTTGACGTGTGTCTGTTGGAATTTTGTCGATTTCTCCAAAAGAGCATTTATTCAATTAAATAATTCAACTAGCAGCTTGTAAATAACACCATATAGCgtcccccgagttcagttcaaaacttgtgaGACAAACCTTATACAGCAATTTCCTAAAACACtatagtgctcctgttgtatagatgaACTTGAACGAGTGGAACCACATTGGAAgatctttgcattgacattttaaactCCTAAAGGCCAGCGTCCACTACAGCAAACACTTGTTTTTTGCATAAAGGGGCAATTTTCTTCTGGAATATGTCACTGATAGAAGAAAACaatttgagatgtccgataatggcttttttgccgatattccgatattgtccaactcttaattaccgattccgatatcaaccgataccgatatatacagtcgtggaattaacacattattatgcctaattttgttgtgatgccccgctggatgcattaaacaatgtaacaaggtttaccaaaataagagtacaacttcaactcaagttatggaaaaagtcCCAACAtgccactgccatatttattattgccatatttttattattgaagtcacaaagtgcattattttttttaacatacctcaaaacagctgcttggaatttgggacatgctctccctgagataatcctgatacccactacaactatgggaaatactatactttgactttcacaaagaccattattattattttttttaaacatgcctccaaacaacagctacaaaaacaagtaAGGcatacagcttcagtccagagtatactagagtaataaagtacacaataacataccggtagtcctcctttagtgcaagactgcctggtatactgtaaaacagaaaattataaactgggctcaatctgccctgctctaacgcattcgtatgagtaacaaaaatgtgctgcaagcgagtggtgagtgcttgaagtggcctaccagtcagtcagagcttctgaaatgctgcgttgagacagggcagctccgctcactgcaagctgcaaagtgtgcgccatgcagggcagactagccacaccaaactccaccgtagctttTGCTATATTGCGTGGGCTTTCGCattggggtggtttttgttgtatttttgttttttctccgcGGAGTTTTTAAGCGACaagtgtgtggtactacttttttttgctgttaacttttcatccatcttccgcttgtattcatcgtgtatctccttatgattcttgaagaggtgggagatcaaattgctcgtattaaaggaagacgtcttggttcctcctcgcataaccaactttttgcagtcattgcaaaatgccagttttttatccgtcagacacactttaaaataatcccaaaccatagacatggtgttgtTAGTCAGTCATCGAGCTtgctggcttgttagccacggctacagcaccggcaacaacacactc encodes the following:
- the amigo1 gene encoding amphoterin-induced protein 1, with amino-acid sequence MLQPSRRAGGSLLKTSPPWSKGLEWALFLALCIGLHWPPGTAGSALDCHKTCICASNIMSCSKMNLTNIPTGLPLYATVLDLSYNEITKLRSEWTPVKLPKLRNLLLSHNGLLFLSSEAFINVKYLRYLDLSSNSLQQLDEFVFEPLVNIEVLLLYNNKIYQIDRSAFITMSNLQKLYLSQNQISRFPVELVKEKSRLEKLSLLDVSSNKIKMLPIDELQVLPSWIKNGLYFHNNPLLCHCDLYTLLAHWYIRKLNSALDFKNDFTCVLPGPQKTQVDAFDLSGDSMNCSTFKEAEQEAFLEQSLLLGCDTKHRNVLKTWTLPGNVAVIPTSNQTAKVLPGGSLQVSPVRLDDSGTYTCFATSATFNETIYVVLKVHNFTMHGNGDTLNTAYTTLVGCLASVVLVIIYLYLTPCRCFCCPNRGKNRGDDSIHSSMLSVTPTHGDPVLKAELNRHVAFIDSKEAQGQNGKLNPNGDEDNDDIDVEASSLMKGKRKKSVADSISSVFSDTPMMV